A DNA window from Janibacter sp. A1S7 contains the following coding sequences:
- a CDS encoding ArsR/SmtB family transcription factor codes for MDDPALPDVTQLKALSHPVRMRILGLLRTLGPATATLIAQRLGLNSGATSYHLRQLAEHGFVREAPELGSKRERWWQAVSQVTSVPEPVDPDDEGRDATDAFHHVVVGQQAQRMQAAAERRGGESQQWRAVTSVSDVTVAVTSDQAAQIQRRFEQLLWEVIDEHGGPPGPVAEGERRFNVVLATFVDTDEAAWGDDRA; via the coding sequence ATGGACGATCCCGCACTCCCCGACGTGACCCAGCTGAAGGCGCTCTCGCACCCGGTGCGGATGCGCATCCTCGGGCTGCTGCGCACGCTCGGTCCCGCCACCGCGACCCTGATCGCCCAGCGCCTCGGCCTGAACTCCGGGGCCACCAGCTACCACCTGCGCCAGCTGGCCGAGCACGGTTTCGTCCGGGAGGCCCCCGAGCTGGGCAGCAAGCGGGAGCGCTGGTGGCAGGCGGTCAGCCAGGTGACCTCCGTGCCCGAGCCGGTCGACCCCGATGACGAAGGGAGGGACGCCACCGACGCCTTCCACCACGTCGTCGTCGGTCAGCAGGCCCAGCGGATGCAGGCGGCGGCCGAGCGCCGGGGCGGGGAGAGCCAGCAGTGGCGGGCGGTGACCTCGGTCAGCGATGTCACCGTGGCCGTCACCTCGGACCAGGCGGCGCAGATCCAGCGCCGCTTCGAGCAGCTGCTGTGGGAGGTCATCGACGAGCACGGCGGCCCCCCCGGGCCGGTCGCCGAGGGCGAGCGTCGCTTCAACGTCGTCCTCGCGACCTTCGTCGACACCGACGAGGCCGCGTGGGGTGACGACCGTGCGTGA
- a CDS encoding circularly permuted type 2 ATP-grasp protein translates to MSVSAPGDLGRPSPLDEYRDEVTVTEGIDEVVTLDGVREAAGPLAGTIDAGGLPGMLAARAASRRFVEDEGITYGAGIPPDDDEVTEGRRVPTEPRTWELDPLPLTLGATEWAKLEQGVRQRAALLDGILTDLTGEQRLVRDGILPGTAVYGHEGWLPQADGIRVPGPRQLVMPAMDLARDRTGTWRVFADRTQAPSGAGYALANRRITARVLPDLHRSVDLARLRGFFYQVHKALMATAPQSDDVPRIVILTPGALSDTAYDEALQSTVLGVPVVESEDLVSRDGRIWMRTTNGLSPVDVIMRRVDGGAIDQLDLRGDSRLGLPGMVEAARLGHVSLVNPISSGVLENPALIPYLPAICRHLLDEDLLLQSTQTWWAGEPTHLSHIVTNLSSLVVKPASRGDGAAGGNAVFGWEITAAEREELALRIQGEPWKWTAQDPLTMSTAPVVTAGGLEPRHVVLRTFAVADEDDYAVMPGGLGRVAVRPESGAISSLTGAMSKDVWVRDDTRTEDEGEGLAVPSPFAGAAALASAAPPPRVAADLYWMGRYSERAEFAARLLRVADNLVDDHAARPGTTGHTAMLALLEAVTSVVASRPGFVGEDARERREDPLPHLRALTLDPRVVGSVAFSTHHAVIAAQAVRETLSVDTWLVMSRLERTLRHAVPDDDLQELLMETIEGLLALAGIGVESLIRDPTWAFADAGKRVERAQQTIRLITSVLAVERAPVVEGTTTESALLAAESVITYRRRLTSGLGGLSPLQAAVDLLLRDGANPRSVGFQVGRLVEDLELLEDESVLPWVRDLAERIAGVDLDELFADGRRPLSRVLTGIGADLRQVHRTLDETYFQRKAEGRSVQWMQWSSGEGSW, encoded by the coding sequence ATGTCCGTTTCGGCCCCCGGCGACCTCGGTCGCCCGAGCCCGCTCGACGAGTACCGCGACGAGGTCACGGTCACCGAGGGCATCGACGAGGTGGTCACGCTCGACGGGGTGCGTGAGGCGGCCGGGCCGCTCGCCGGGACGATCGACGCCGGAGGTCTGCCGGGCATGCTGGCCGCGCGTGCCGCGAGCCGCCGCTTCGTCGAGGACGAGGGCATCACCTACGGCGCGGGCATCCCCCCGGACGACGACGAGGTCACCGAGGGGCGCCGGGTGCCCACCGAGCCACGCACCTGGGAGCTGGACCCGCTGCCGCTGACCCTCGGCGCGACGGAGTGGGCGAAACTCGAGCAGGGCGTGCGCCAACGGGCTGCGCTCCTGGATGGCATCCTCACCGACCTCACCGGCGAGCAGCGTCTGGTCCGCGACGGGATCCTGCCCGGCACCGCCGTGTACGGACACGAGGGGTGGCTGCCGCAGGCCGACGGCATCAGGGTGCCCGGCCCCCGCCAGCTCGTCATGCCGGCGATGGACCTCGCCCGCGACCGCACCGGCACCTGGCGGGTCTTCGCCGACCGGACCCAGGCCCCCAGCGGTGCCGGCTATGCGCTGGCCAACCGCCGCATCACCGCCCGGGTGCTGCCCGACCTGCACCGCAGCGTGGACCTGGCCCGGCTGCGCGGCTTCTTCTACCAGGTGCACAAGGCGCTGATGGCGACCGCGCCCCAGAGCGACGACGTCCCGCGCATCGTCATCCTCACCCCGGGTGCGCTCAGCGACACGGCCTACGACGAGGCGCTGCAGTCGACCGTCCTCGGTGTGCCCGTCGTCGAGTCCGAGGACCTCGTCAGCCGGGACGGCCGGATCTGGATGCGCACGACCAACGGCCTCTCCCCGGTCGACGTCATCATGCGCCGGGTCGACGGTGGCGCCATCGACCAGCTCGACCTGCGCGGCGACTCCCGTCTCGGTCTGCCCGGGATGGTCGAGGCCGCCCGCCTGGGCCACGTCTCGCTGGTCAACCCGATCTCCTCGGGGGTGCTGGAGAACCCGGCGCTGATCCCCTACCTCCCGGCGATCTGTCGCCACCTGCTCGACGAGGACCTGCTCCTGCAGTCGACGCAGACGTGGTGGGCCGGTGAGCCGACCCACCTCAGCCACATCGTCACCAACCTCTCCAGCCTCGTCGTCAAGCCCGCCTCCCGGGGGGACGGCGCGGCCGGCGGCAACGCCGTCTTCGGGTGGGAGATCACGGCCGCGGAGCGCGAGGAACTGGCCCTGCGCATCCAGGGCGAACCGTGGAAGTGGACGGCACAGGACCCGTTGACGATGTCGACCGCACCCGTGGTCACCGCCGGCGGGCTCGAGCCGCGACACGTCGTGCTGCGCACCTTCGCCGTGGCCGACGAGGACGACTACGCGGTCATGCCCGGTGGGTTGGGCCGAGTGGCGGTGCGCCCGGAGTCGGGAGCGATCTCGAGCCTCACCGGGGCGATGAGCAAGGACGTCTGGGTCCGTGACGACACCCGGACGGAGGACGAAGGGGAGGGCCTGGCCGTCCCCAGTCCGTTCGCCGGAGCAGCGGCCCTCGCCTCTGCCGCGCCACCGCCGCGCGTCGCGGCCGACCTGTACTGGATGGGCCGGTACAGCGAACGGGCCGAGTTCGCCGCCCGCCTGCTGCGTGTGGCCGACAACCTCGTCGACGACCACGCCGCCCGCCCGGGCACGACCGGACACACCGCGATGCTCGCCCTGCTCGAGGCCGTCACGTCCGTCGTGGCCTCCCGGCCCGGATTCGTGGGGGAGGACGCGCGCGAGCGCCGCGAGGACCCGCTGCCGCACCTGCGTGCCCTCACCCTCGACCCGCGGGTCGTCGGCTCGGTCGCGTTCAGCACCCACCACGCCGTCATCGCCGCCCAGGCCGTGCGCGAGACGCTCTCGGTCGACACCTGGCTGGTGATGTCCCGCTTGGAGCGCACCCTGCGGCACGCCGTCCCCGACGACGACCTGCAGGAACTGCTCATGGAGACCATCGAAGGTCTCCTCGCGCTCGCGGGCATCGGCGTCGAGTCGCTCATCCGCGACCCCACCTGGGCCTTCGCGGACGCGGGCAAGCGCGTCGAGCGGGCACAGCAGACGATCCGCCTGATCACCTCGGTCCTCGCGGTCGAGCGCGCCCCGGTCGTCGAGGGCACGACGACCGAGTCGGCGCTCCTCGCCGCGGAGTCCGTCATCACCTACCGTCGCCGGCTGACCAGCGGTCTCGGCGGGTTGTCCCCCTTGCAGGCCGCGGTCGACCTGCTGCTGCGCGACGGTGCCAACCCGCGCTCGGTCGGCTTCCAGGTGGGCCGGTTGGTCGAGGACCTCGAGCTGCTGGAGGACGAGTCCGTGTTGCCGTGGGTCCGGGACCTCGCCGAGCGGATCGCCGGGGTCGATCTCGACGAGCTCTTCGCCGACGGACGCAGGCCCTTGTCCCGGGTGCTCACCGGCATCGGTGCCGACCTGCGCCAGGTGCACCGGACCCTCGACGAGACCTACTTCCAGCGCAAGGCCGAGGGCCGCTCGGTGCAGTGGATGCAGTGGAGCAGCGGGGAGGGGTCCTGGTGA
- a CDS encoding transglutaminase family protein produces the protein MSSTPDRPPAPEPMTNDPGPTRTPEHHTRRRYEVRHRTTYTYQEYVTDSYGRAMLRPRETPQQRLIEHEVSIVPEPHIHTVHVDHFGNHSSFYEVRTPHTSLEVCKHSLVEIDWPAPDLARLNSWTVAEVAERIAEGEGIDRAEAAQYLLPSSLVDVAPEVIAYAAGILPPDRPFGSALVALYADIYRDFTYAKGTTSVKTTLPQLLDGREGVCQDFAHLAAGCLRAVGIPGRYVSGYIETRPPPGESKLEGSDASHAWVSAMTPEGDWVDLDPTNNHFADSRYIVTGWGRDFRDVSPLKGIIFSTGNGSRLDVGVDVIRLGVGDPRESAAPDSGASQ, from the coding sequence GTGAGCTCGACACCCGATCGTCCGCCCGCTCCCGAGCCGATGACGAACGACCCGGGGCCGACGCGCACACCGGAGCACCACACCCGGCGTCGGTACGAGGTGCGCCACCGCACGACCTACACCTACCAGGAGTACGTCACCGACTCCTACGGTCGGGCGATGCTGCGACCTCGGGAGACCCCGCAGCAGCGGCTCATCGAGCACGAGGTGTCGATCGTGCCGGAGCCGCACATCCACACCGTGCACGTCGACCACTTCGGCAACCACTCCAGCTTCTACGAGGTGCGCACCCCGCACACCTCCCTCGAGGTGTGCAAGCACAGTCTCGTCGAGATCGACTGGCCGGCCCCGGACCTGGCGCGTCTGAACTCCTGGACCGTCGCCGAGGTCGCCGAGCGGATCGCGGAGGGCGAGGGCATCGACCGGGCCGAGGCCGCGCAGTACCTGCTGCCCTCGTCGCTCGTGGACGTCGCGCCCGAGGTGATCGCCTACGCCGCGGGCATCCTGCCGCCGGATCGTCCCTTCGGCAGCGCGCTGGTCGCCCTCTACGCCGACATCTACCGTGACTTCACCTACGCCAAGGGCACGACGAGTGTGAAGACGACGCTGCCCCAGCTGCTTGACGGCCGCGAGGGGGTCTGCCAGGACTTCGCCCACCTCGCGGCCGGGTGCCTGCGGGCCGTGGGCATCCCCGGCCGGTACGTCTCGGGCTACATCGAGACGCGTCCGCCGCCCGGTGAGAGCAAGCTCGAGGGCTCGGACGCCTCCCACGCGTGGGTCTCGGCGATGACGCCGGAGGGCGACTGGGTCGACCTCGACCCGACGAACAACCACTTCGCCGACTCGCGCTACATCGTCACCGGGTGGGGGCGCGACTTCCGCGACGTCTCCCCGCTGAAGGGGATCATCTTCTCCACGGGCAACGGCTCCCGCCTGGACGTCGGCGTCGACGTCATCCGGCTGGGGGTGGGAGACCCCCGCGAGAGCGCCGCGCCGGACTCGGGAGCCAGCCAGTAA
- a CDS encoding patatin-like phospholipase family protein, with protein sequence MPTTAFVLGGGGVLGATQVGMLQALLAADITPDLVVGTSIGAVNGAFVAADPTAQGVARLEELWRDVVRSGEMSESPVRRAARFAKYRTHVMRRGLIPDLVERHLGVETFEQLAVPFQCVAAEIEGSASRWFTSGPVAQAVAASCAVPGLFAPVEIDGAHYYDGGLVHSIPVGRAIALGATQIHVLQVGRVEQPLSAPNNPLDVGLVAFEIARRHRFVEEIAEVPDDVRLHVLPSGVERTPATALGQGSVAAVEDRMVRSFDAASAYLEGTTS encoded by the coding sequence ATGCCCACGACCGCTTTCGTCCTCGGTGGAGGGGGCGTGCTCGGGGCCACCCAGGTCGGGATGCTCCAGGCGCTCCTGGCCGCTGACATCACGCCCGACCTCGTCGTCGGCACGAGCATCGGCGCGGTCAACGGCGCCTTCGTCGCGGCGGACCCCACGGCGCAGGGCGTGGCGCGGCTCGAGGAGTTGTGGCGCGACGTCGTACGCTCCGGGGAGATGAGCGAGAGCCCGGTGCGTCGGGCGGCCCGCTTCGCCAAGTACCGCACCCACGTGATGCGAAGGGGGTTGATCCCCGACCTCGTCGAGCGTCACCTCGGGGTCGAGACGTTCGAGCAGCTCGCCGTCCCCTTCCAGTGCGTCGCCGCGGAGATCGAGGGCTCCGCGTCCCGGTGGTTCACCTCCGGTCCGGTCGCGCAGGCCGTCGCTGCCAGCTGCGCGGTGCCGGGGCTCTTCGCCCCCGTCGAGATCGACGGCGCCCACTACTACGACGGCGGACTCGTGCACTCGATCCCGGTCGGACGAGCGATCGCCTTGGGCGCCACGCAGATCCACGTGCTCCAGGTCGGCCGGGTCGAGCAGCCACTCAGCGCGCCGAACAACCCGCTGGACGTCGGTCTCGTCGCCTTCGAGATCGCTCGCCGCCACCGCTTCGTCGAGGAGATCGCCGAGGTCCCCGACGACGTGCGACTGCACGTGCTGCCCAGCGGGGTCGAGCGCACACCGGCGACTGCGCTCGGCCAGGGGTCCGTGGCCGCGGTCGAGGACCGCATGGTGCGCTCCTTCGACGCCGCGAGTGCCTACCTGGAGGGGACCACCTCGTGA
- a CDS encoding 1-acyl-sn-glycerol-3-phosphate acyltransferase: MKITSLPSLPAPPYWLRLVLQAIVPFVGIFFSLVFVVVAPFMLLLWPWDRHLALLRCLFLALYIMWEDIGLVVECWYLRLRSPRGTSPTWDEDHLALIRQALNNVMFTAGKVVGFKIDVEGMITVGRPGHPLVVISRHAGPADSLAIAWLLASTAGRIPRIVLADVMLWDPGIAMVLQRLDSYFVPSRSGAGDDRSRGVADLASTLSSKDAMLIFPEGRNWAPDRHEDLVERLRARGEHARADRVASRPWVLEARSRGVAAIRDNAPDADVMVVAHTGLDMLTGPGPVIRAVPFRNRLLFRGITYRSEDVPTDPDEVATWLDAEWDEVNDWVDSHVRRREKL; encoded by the coding sequence GTGAAGATCACCTCGCTCCCTTCGCTCCCGGCGCCGCCGTACTGGTTGCGCCTGGTCCTGCAGGCGATCGTGCCCTTCGTCGGGATCTTCTTCTCGCTGGTCTTCGTCGTGGTCGCGCCCTTCATGCTCCTGCTGTGGCCGTGGGACCGCCACCTTGCCCTGCTGCGGTGCCTCTTCCTCGCGCTCTACATCATGTGGGAGGACATCGGGCTCGTCGTCGAGTGCTGGTACCTGCGGCTGCGCTCGCCGCGCGGCACCAGCCCGACGTGGGACGAGGACCACCTCGCCCTGATCCGCCAGGCGCTGAACAACGTGATGTTCACCGCCGGCAAGGTCGTCGGCTTCAAGATCGACGTCGAGGGGATGATCACGGTCGGCCGTCCGGGCCACCCGCTCGTGGTCATCTCGCGGCACGCCGGCCCTGCCGACTCCCTGGCGATCGCGTGGCTGCTCGCCTCGACCGCCGGCCGGATCCCGCGGATCGTCCTGGCCGACGTGATGCTGTGGGATCCGGGCATCGCGATGGTGCTGCAGCGACTGGACTCCTACTTCGTCCCCTCGCGCTCCGGTGCCGGCGACGACCGGTCCCGTGGGGTCGCGGACCTCGCGTCGACGTTGTCGAGCAAGGACGCGATGCTGATCTTCCCCGAGGGCCGCAACTGGGCGCCCGACCGGCACGAGGACCTCGTGGAGCGTCTGCGGGCGCGCGGGGAGCACGCCCGCGCGGACCGGGTCGCCTCGCGCCCCTGGGTGCTGGAGGCACGCTCGCGCGGCGTGGCCGCCATACGGGACAACGCGCCCGACGCCGACGTCATGGTCGTCGCCCACACCGGTCTGGACATGCTCACCGGGCCGGGCCCGGTGATCCGGGCGGTCCCCTTCCGCAACCGGCTGCTCTTCCGCGGCATCACCTACCGCAGCGAGGACGTGCCGACCGACCCGGATGAGGTCGCCACGTGGCTGGACGCCGAGTGGGACGAGGTCAACGACTGGGTGGACTCGCACGTCAGACGGCGTGAGAAGCTGTGA
- a CDS encoding alpha/beta hydrolase, protein MAAAEADNRVHRWPLTPRITRWLRSKGASARRAGFEADRSAGGVQVTERPDGHVLMMRPPSSGGQGVPAQPDRARHDEGGDPAHDVDGAWVLWIHGGGFCWGSARDGTALRLAEGLGITVLSVEYPLAPEARFPVAIDACVDAYLLGVAERGPRVLLGGVSAGANLALGVLQRIRTRRAAGEDLCLPLGVVALTPFGDLAGAGDSYRVNEGRDAWIRWRGQQQKFARAYAGGADLRDPLVSPVHADWGGEALPPAFFSTGTRDLFLSDAARIHTAWRAAGGRAELDLVEGLWHSYLSDPRLPESQALMARLITWCRERLT, encoded by the coding sequence GTGGCGGCGGCCGAGGCGGACAACCGGGTCCACCGGTGGCCACTCACGCCGCGGATCACCCGGTGGCTGCGGTCGAAGGGCGCGTCGGCGCGGCGGGCCGGGTTCGAGGCGGACCGGAGTGCGGGCGGCGTGCAGGTCACCGAGCGCCCCGACGGCCACGTGCTGATGATGCGTCCTCCGTCGTCAGGTGGGCAGGGAGTCCCGGCCCAGCCGGATCGTGCCCGCCATGACGAAGGGGGTGACCCCGCCCACGACGTGGACGGCGCCTGGGTGCTGTGGATCCACGGTGGGGGCTTCTGCTGGGGCAGCGCTCGGGACGGGACGGCTCTGCGCCTGGCCGAGGGTCTGGGGATCACCGTGCTGTCGGTCGAGTACCCGCTCGCACCCGAGGCGCGCTTCCCGGTCGCGATCGATGCCTGCGTGGACGCCTACCTGCTGGGCGTCGCCGAGCGTGGACCACGGGTGCTGCTCGGCGGGGTGTCGGCAGGTGCCAACCTCGCCCTCGGTGTCCTGCAACGCATCCGGACCCGTCGGGCGGCCGGTGAGGACCTCTGCCTGCCCCTCGGGGTGGTGGCGCTGACCCCCTTCGGTGATCTGGCGGGTGCGGGTGACTCGTACCGGGTCAACGAGGGCCGCGACGCCTGGATCCGCTGGCGCGGTCAGCAGCAGAAGTTCGCCCGGGCCTATGCGGGCGGGGCCGACCTGCGCGATCCGCTCGTCTCACCCGTGCACGCGGACTGGGGTGGTGAGGCGCTGCCTCCGGCGTTCTTCTCCACCGGGACGCGGGACCTCTTCCTCTCCGACGCGGCCCGCATCCACACGGCCTGGCGTGCGGCCGGTGGTCGGGCCGAGCTCGATCTCGTCGAGGGCCTGTGGCACTCGTACCTGTCGGATCCGCGTCTGCCCGAGTCGCAGGCCCTGATGGCTCGGCTGATCACCTGGTGCCGGGAGCGCCTGACGTAG
- the pheA gene encoding prephenate dehydratase: MTRYAYAYLGPEGTFTQQALMQWSPSSGGTQVPCGSVDAALEKLRSGEVDAAVVPIENSVEGGVSATLDALASGDPLVVVGEVLVPITFVACARPGTRLQDVTAIGTHSHAWAQVRGWADQTLPRAVYVPTLSTASAAKDLAEHPDDLGYQAAVCAPVAAERFGLEVLAHDIGDMTTAVTRFVIVSRPDCQPSPSGKDKTTVVLYQRSDRAGGLLELLEQFAVRGINMTRLESRPTKDSMGSYCFSIDFEGHVQDERVGAALMSLHRVCADLRFLGSYPAASGADITVDPITTDEAFLEARRWLERLRALGSPDA; this comes from the coding sequence ATGACCCGCTACGCATACGCCTACCTCGGCCCCGAGGGCACCTTCACCCAGCAGGCGCTGATGCAGTGGAGCCCGTCGTCCGGGGGCACACAGGTGCCGTGCGGGTCCGTCGACGCCGCTCTGGAGAAGTTGCGCTCCGGTGAGGTCGACGCCGCGGTCGTGCCGATCGAGAACTCCGTCGAAGGGGGCGTCTCGGCCACGCTCGACGCCCTCGCCTCCGGGGACCCGCTCGTGGTCGTCGGCGAGGTGCTCGTCCCGATCACCTTCGTCGCGTGTGCCCGGCCGGGGACGCGGCTGCAGGACGTGACGGCCATCGGCACCCACAGTCACGCCTGGGCGCAGGTGCGTGGCTGGGCCGACCAGACGCTCCCCCGCGCGGTCTACGTGCCGACGTTGTCGACCGCCTCCGCCGCCAAGGACCTCGCCGAGCACCCCGACGACCTCGGCTACCAGGCCGCGGTCTGCGCGCCGGTGGCCGCCGAGCGCTTCGGCTTGGAGGTCCTCGCCCACGACATCGGCGACATGACGACCGCCGTGACGCGCTTCGTCATCGTCTCGCGCCCGGACTGTCAGCCGAGCCCCAGCGGCAAGGACAAGACGACCGTCGTGCTCTACCAACGCTCGGACCGCGCGGGTGGCCTGCTGGAGCTGCTCGAGCAGTTCGCCGTGCGCGGCATCAACATGACTCGTCTGGAGTCGCGCCCGACGAAGGACTCGATGGGCTCGTACTGCTTCTCGATCGACTTCGAGGGGCACGTGCAGGACGAGCGCGTGGGAGCGGCACTGATGAGCCTGCACCGCGTGTGCGCGGACCTGCGCTTCCTCGGCTCCTACCCCGCGGCGTCCGGTGCCGACATCACCGTCGACCCGATCACCACCGACGAGGCCTTCCTCGAGGCGCGCCGGTGGCTGGAGCGCCTGCGTGCCCTCGGCTCGCCGGACGCCTGA
- a CDS encoding DUF4446 family protein, protein MTVIEIALLCGLVVALLVAVPALLRLRALTARVVRLEQRSPVGEGDLASLRHDIGQALRHVAVVRYDAFGDMGGRLSFSAAIIDDTGDGLVMSSIHGRGESRTYAKGVVGGDADATLTPEERQALAAARTGSADA, encoded by the coding sequence ATGACCGTGATCGAGATCGCCCTGCTGTGCGGGCTCGTCGTCGCGCTGCTCGTCGCGGTCCCGGCACTGCTGCGCCTGCGCGCGCTCACCGCCCGGGTCGTCCGGCTCGAGCAGCGGTCCCCGGTCGGCGAAGGCGACCTGGCCTCCCTTCGTCATGACATCGGCCAGGCGCTGCGGCACGTGGCGGTCGTGCGCTACGACGCCTTCGGCGACATGGGCGGACGGTTGTCCTTCTCCGCCGCGATCATCGACGACACCGGCGACGGCCTCGTGATGAGCAGCATCCACGGTCGCGGGGAGTCCCGCACCTACGCCAAGGGCGTCGTCGGCGGCGACGCCGACGCCACCCTCACCCCCGAGGAGCGCCAGGCGCTCGCCGCGGCCCGCACGGGCTCGGCCGACGCCTGA
- a CDS encoding DUF5926 family protein codes for MGKASRRKKDAAGRTKVAPAPYTARPFAGLPGEPDWVAAYEILPAATATLTLKADAVPEGSPETVTLATVLPMAWPALRRDDGSVLIASQSGSTSGDPSRDLAQALLTALAAEPGAPITQLPRATAQTPRLQDLIDTSADFDVTIHEGFDFWLDGQEVTGEAADSLERANESIVPTTPITSAPAAYWCRIGERTYIRLVLPDDEDAATTALARLHAKGEAHLGEDRRLLGAFRAGGLLVPVWEVPADTEAADHEGVIADFTSRYADALAATDDLTADERRARNGLLSRQVTLR; via the coding sequence ATGGGAAAGGCTTCACGACGCAAGAAGGACGCTGCGGGCAGGACCAAGGTCGCCCCCGCGCCATACACCGCACGCCCCTTCGCGGGGCTGCCCGGCGAGCCCGACTGGGTCGCCGCCTACGAGATCCTTCCGGCCGCGACGGCCACCCTCACCCTCAAGGCGGACGCGGTCCCCGAGGGCTCCCCGGAGACGGTCACCCTCGCCACGGTGCTGCCGATGGCCTGGCCCGCCTTGCGCCGTGACGACGGCAGCGTGCTCATCGCCAGCCAGTCCGGCTCCACGAGCGGCGACCCGAGTCGTGACCTCGCGCAGGCGCTGCTGACCGCCCTCGCCGCCGAGCCGGGCGCGCCGATCACCCAACTGCCGCGCGCGACCGCGCAGACCCCGCGCCTGCAGGACCTCATCGACACCAGCGCCGACTTCGACGTGACGATCCACGAGGGCTTCGACTTCTGGCTGGACGGCCAGGAGGTCACCGGTGAGGCCGCCGACTCGCTCGAGCGCGCCAACGAGTCGATCGTCCCGACCACCCCGATCACCAGCGCCCCGGCCGCGTACTGGTGCCGGATCGGCGAGCGCACCTACATCCGCCTCGTCCTCCCGGACGACGAGGACGCGGCGACGACCGCCCTGGCCCGGCTCCACGCGAAGGGGGAGGCGCACCTCGGCGAGGACCGCCGCCTGCTGGGGGCCTTCCGTGCGGGAGGCCTGCTCGTCCCGGTCTGGGAGGTCCCGGCCGACACGGAGGCGGCTGACCACGAGGGGGTCATCGCCGACTTCACCAGCCGGTACGCCGACGCGCTCGCGGCCACCGACGACCTGACCGCGGACGAGCGTCGCGCGCGCAACGGCCTGCTCTCCCGCCAGGTCACCCTGCGCTGA
- a CDS encoding ATP-binding protein yields MGQARTATPSPGGLDSFGGEIGRGQARTIRARWELQTVTRTRQAVAQDLVARGVSDEVVSEAELVTTELVTNSLRHATPLADRTVRIHWKARGNCVEIEVSDGGAETAPAPAPRAMWATSGRGLRIVRSIAHEWGVQRDEKQTTVWAALGGPSRRRVGS; encoded by the coding sequence GTGGGCCAGGCACGGACGGCAACGCCTTCGCCGGGCGGTCTCGACAGCTTCGGCGGGGAGATCGGTCGTGGTCAGGCGCGCACGATCCGCGCCCGGTGGGAGCTGCAGACCGTGACCCGGACCCGGCAGGCCGTGGCGCAGGACCTGGTGGCCCGCGGCGTCAGCGACGAGGTCGTCAGCGAGGCCGAGTTGGTCACCACGGAGCTGGTGACCAACTCGCTGCGTCATGCCACGCCGCTCGCGGACCGGACCGTGCGCATCCACTGGAAGGCCCGCGGCAACTGCGTCGAGATCGAGGTCAGTGACGGCGGGGCCGAGACCGCGCCAGCGCCCGCCCCCCGGGCGATGTGGGCGACGTCCGGCCGCGGTCTGCGGATCGTGCGCAGCATCGCCCACGAGTGGGGCGTGCAGCGGGACGAGAAGCAGACGACGGTCTGGGCCGCCCTCGGTGGGCCCTCGCGCCGTCGGGTCGGCTCCTGA